In the Thermocrinis sp. genome, one interval contains:
- the ileS gene encoding isoleucine--tRNA ligase produces the protein MDYKDTLNLPRTDFPMKADLPKREPEILRKWEGLYKKVQELRKSAELFVLHDGPPYANGHIHIGHALNKILKDVIVKYKLLRGYRVDYVPGWDCHGLPIEQQVEKELKSKKLRKEDMSKVEFRRLCRDYAQRFVQVQREEFIRLGVLGDWDNAYLTMDPKYQAQEIRELGRIFERGLVVRSKKPVYWCIYDKTAEAEAEVEYHEKESPSIYVKFPLKDFEKTYLLIWTTTPWTLPANLGVMVGEEFEYVFFKSGDETYILAKALLEEIKKKIKLEGEVVKQVLGKELVGLEYYTPYGGKVGKVYPSEFVELSTGTGLVHMAPGHGREDYIVGLRYGLEPYAPVDDEGRFTEEVEEFLRGLRVFEANPLIVEDLRSRGLLLHQETYRHSYPHCWRCKNPVIFRATPQWFISMKGLREIALKEIDKVKWIPSSGYNRIRSMVENRPDWCISRQRYWGVPITVFYCKNCGHVVAEKEIFERMAKIIEESPDGADIWFKLSEKELLPEDYACPKCGSKEFKKEEDILDVWFDSGSSHASVLRSRGIEKADLYLEGSDQHRGWFQASLLESCASYGQAPYKGVLTHGFTVDEQGRKMSKSLGNVVSPQEIIKDYGADILRLWVVSEDYSEDLRLSKGIIQRLAEDYKKIRNTLRFFLGNLYDFEPSNAVPYKDLHHLDRWMLSYLQDVIEQSLEHYENYAFHRIFHLIKNFCAVELSSFYLDVLKDRLYIYAPNSWERRSAQTVLFELAKAITLIISPFLSFTAEEVWQHLRKIDQSLPESVFLALLPTPKEELKDQKLLKDYQLILKLRDDVMSAVELCRKEKEVNHTYEAHVFLWGNEEVLKTLREYEQDLKYIFTVSRVSFEEGGKHRVVSENFLGLWVGARQVEGRKCPRCWLYYTEEEFDGEVCKRCSAVLAEIGA, from the coding sequence ATGGACTACAAAGATACTTTGAACCTTCCAAGAACAGACTTTCCTATGAAAGCGGACCTTCCCAAAAGGGAGCCTGAGATCCTAAGAAAGTGGGAAGGTCTTTACAAAAAAGTGCAGGAGCTAAGAAAGAGTGCAGAGCTTTTTGTTCTTCACGATGGACCACCCTATGCCAACGGACACATACACATAGGACACGCTTTAAACAAAATCCTGAAGGATGTAATAGTAAAATACAAGCTTTTAAGAGGCTACAGAGTGGATTATGTGCCGGGGTGGGACTGCCACGGCCTTCCTATAGAACAACAGGTAGAGAAAGAGCTAAAGAGCAAAAAGCTAAGAAAGGAAGATATGTCAAAGGTAGAGTTCAGAAGGCTTTGCAGGGATTATGCCCAAAGGTTTGTTCAGGTGCAAAGGGAGGAGTTTATAAGGCTTGGAGTGCTGGGAGATTGGGACAATGCCTACCTTACCATGGATCCAAAGTACCAGGCGCAGGAGATAAGGGAGCTCGGAAGGATATTTGAAAGGGGATTGGTCGTCAGGAGCAAAAAGCCAGTTTATTGGTGTATTTACGATAAAACTGCGGAAGCAGAGGCAGAAGTAGAGTATCACGAAAAGGAAAGCCCAAGCATATACGTAAAATTCCCGCTCAAAGACTTTGAAAAAACCTATCTTCTCATCTGGACTACCACTCCCTGGACCTTGCCCGCAAACTTGGGTGTTATGGTAGGTGAAGAGTTTGAGTATGTGTTTTTCAAAAGTGGAGATGAAACTTACATACTTGCAAAAGCACTGCTTGAAGAAATAAAGAAAAAGATAAAGTTAGAAGGAGAAGTTGTAAAGCAAGTTTTAGGTAAAGAATTGGTAGGTTTGGAGTATTACACGCCTTATGGGGGAAAGGTGGGAAAGGTTTATCCGTCTGAATTTGTAGAGCTTTCCACAGGCACCGGACTTGTGCATATGGCACCTGGACACGGTAGAGAGGACTACATAGTAGGTCTTAGATACGGACTTGAGCCCTATGCTCCGGTGGATGACGAAGGAAGATTTACAGAAGAGGTGGAAGAGTTTTTAAGGGGGTTGAGGGTTTTTGAAGCAAACCCACTGATAGTGGAAGATCTAAGGTCAAGGGGCTTGCTCCTTCATCAGGAAACCTACAGGCACTCTTATCCTCACTGTTGGAGGTGTAAAAATCCCGTCATCTTTAGAGCAACTCCCCAGTGGTTTATATCTATGAAAGGACTAAGGGAGATTGCTCTGAAGGAAATAGACAAAGTAAAGTGGATACCTTCCTCAGGATACAACAGGATAAGGTCTATGGTGGAAAACAGGCCAGACTGGTGTATATCCCGCCAAAGATACTGGGGAGTTCCTATAACTGTTTTTTACTGCAAAAACTGTGGGCATGTGGTGGCAGAAAAAGAAATATTTGAAAGGATGGCCAAGATTATAGAAGAAAGCCCAGATGGTGCAGACATTTGGTTTAAACTAAGCGAAAAAGAGCTATTACCGGAAGATTACGCGTGTCCCAAGTGTGGTTCCAAAGAATTTAAAAAAGAAGAGGACATCCTTGATGTTTGGTTTGACTCTGGCTCATCTCACGCCTCTGTTTTAAGAAGCAGAGGCATAGAAAAGGCAGACCTGTATTTAGAAGGCTCAGACCAACACAGAGGATGGTTTCAAGCATCTTTGCTTGAATCCTGCGCATCTTACGGACAAGCTCCATACAAGGGAGTATTAACCCACGGCTTTACGGTGGACGAGCAAGGAAGGAAGATGTCCAAGTCCCTTGGAAACGTGGTTTCTCCTCAGGAAATCATAAAAGATTACGGAGCAGATATATTAAGGCTTTGGGTTGTGTCAGAAGACTACTCAGAGGACCTAAGACTCAGCAAGGGCATAATTCAAAGGCTGGCAGAAGACTACAAGAAGATCAGAAACACTCTTAGGTTCTTTTTAGGAAACCTTTATGACTTTGAACCTTCAAACGCAGTCCCTTACAAAGACCTTCACCACCTTGACAGGTGGATGCTCTCCTACCTTCAGGACGTGATAGAGCAGAGCTTAGAACACTACGAAAATTACGCCTTCCACAGAATCTTTCATCTGATAAAGAACTTCTGCGCAGTGGAGCTTTCATCCTTTTATCTGGATGTGCTAAAGGACAGGCTCTACATCTACGCTCCAAACTCTTGGGAAAGAAGGTCTGCCCAAACCGTCCTCTTTGAACTCGCCAAAGCTATAACTCTTATCATCTCTCCTTTCCTTAGCTTTACCGCAGAGGAAGTATGGCAACACCTAAGAAAGATAGACCAATCCCTTCCAGAAAGCGTCTTTTTAGCCCTTTTGCCCACTCCAAAAGAAGAGCTAAAGGACCAAAAGCTTTTAAAGGACTATCAACTCATCCTAAAGCTCAGGGACGACGTAATGTCCGCAGTAGAGCTCTGCAGAAAGGAAAAGGAAGTAAATCATACTTATGAAGCTCACGTGTTTTTGTGGGGCAATGAAGAGGTTTTAAAGACCTTAAGGGAATACGAGCAAGACCTAAAGTATATTTTTACTGTTAGCAGGGTCTCCTTTGAAGAGGGTGGAAAGCACAGAGTAGTCTCCGAAAACTTTCTGGGTCTTTGGGTTGGTGCAAGGCAAGTAGAGGGCAGAAAGTGTCCCAGATGCTGGCTGTATTACACAGAAGAGGAATTTGATGGAGAAGTTTGCAAGCGCTGCAGCGCAGTCTTGGCGGAAATAGGAGCATGA
- a CDS encoding DUF29 domain-containing protein, producing MIKQDLKQLYEKDFILWIEENLRLIKEGNYEEVDWENLLEEIEDMGRRHLESAVSYAAVVLEHLYKLEHFKVDEKTGKGWIKSILNARDELELLFENMPSVKGKVETKIDQAWKVAVKNLIKWFRDNEELAEKFFGKLPSKENFPLECPYSFEDLLSYEPWKHSL from the coding sequence ATGATTAAGCAGGATCTAAAACAACTTTATGAGAAGGACTTTATTTTGTGGATTGAAGAGAACCTAAGGCTTATCAAAGAAGGAAACTACGAAGAAGTGGATTGGGAGAATTTGCTTGAGGAGATAGAGGATATGGGAAGGAGGCACTTAGAGAGTGCTGTAAGCTACGCTGCAGTCGTACTGGAGCACCTTTACAAGCTTGAACACTTCAAAGTTGATGAAAAAACGGGAAAGGGCTGGATTAAAAGCATCCTAAATGCAAGGGATGAGTTGGAGCTTCTTTTTGAGAATATGCCTTCGGTAAAGGGAAAAGTGGAAACAAAGATAGACCAAGCTTGGAAAGTAGCGGTGAAAAATTTAATAAAGTGGTTCAGAGACAACGAAGAGTTGGCAGAGAAGTTTTTCGGAAAATTACCATCAAAAGAAAACTTTCCTTTGGAGTGTCCATACAGCTTTGAAGATTTGCTAAGCTACGAACCTTGGAAGCACTCCTTATAA
- a CDS encoding DUF29 domain-containing protein, protein MPNLKQDLKQLYERDFLLWVEENLRLIKEKNYEEVDWGNLLEEIEDMGRRHLDSAVSYMAVIMEHLYKLEQFKADEKMGKGWVKSVLNSRDRLELMLKREPSLRRKLEENLSWAWEEALLNLVAWFRDNEDLAEKFFGKLPSKEDFPSECPYSFEDVLSYEPWGRSND, encoded by the coding sequence ATGCCAAATCTCAAGCAAGACCTAAAGCAGCTTTACGAGAGAGATTTTCTTCTTTGGGTGGAGGAGAACTTAAGGCTTATCAAAGAAAAAAACTACGAGGAAGTAGATTGGGGAAATCTTCTTGAAGAAATAGAAGATATGGGAAGAAGACACTTGGATAGCGCGGTAAGCTACATGGCTGTAATAATGGAACACCTTTATAAGCTAGAACAATTCAAAGCTGACGAAAAAATGGGGAAAGGTTGGGTAAAAAGCGTGTTGAACTCAAGAGATAGGTTAGAGCTTATGTTAAAGAGAGAGCCTTCACTCAGAAGGAAGTTAGAGGAAAATCTTAGTTGGGCTTGGGAAGAAGCTTTGTTGAACCTTGTGGCATGGTTCAGAGACAATGAAGATTTGGCAGAGAAGTTTTTTGGAAAACTACCATCAAAAGAAGACTTTCCTTCCGAGTGCCCGTATAGCTTTGAGGACGTGCTAAGCTACGAACCTTGGGGAAGGTCCAATGATTAA
- a CDS encoding outer membrane protein transport protein, which produces MKKKALLVVALLGFSGSSLATNGDNLIGVSPASRGMGGIGVGMPVGPTDTIFRNPAWMSYYKGFNLSFGGILFIPKVKAKFNVTSATSEADFFVVPEVGIVHKINDKLHFGIGAFGVSGMGVDYRNKDPLLANMHTTFQFMRVIPALSYKINDAISVSGALHLAYGSLDMGAIMCRQGGQVCWNAGGGQSQTYGIGAQIGLAYNMGDFVYAGLTYQSPVAMTYKRVFDSNGDNTFEDLKLTQPQELAFGLGVKPMENFKVGMDIRWINWGDAKGYKHFQWKDQWVIGLGGEFKPIQNLALRAGYNYGKSPIRGGAKNPQNSNNIPNLAEPFSDFYIAFFNLVGFPAITEHHITLGLGYEFTKNFSVDLAYKHAFNKKVRATDNAGQGFEVEAQNSQNAISIGLNWKF; this is translated from the coding sequence ATGAAGAAAAAGGCCCTTTTAGTGGTGGCCCTTTTAGGATTTTCTGGCTCATCCCTTGCTACCAACGGGGACAACCTTATAGGCGTCTCTCCCGCCTCAAGAGGTATGGGTGGTATAGGTGTGGGTATGCCCGTAGGTCCCACCGATACCATCTTTAGAAACCCAGCATGGATGAGCTATTACAAAGGCTTTAACCTAAGCTTTGGCGGAATTTTATTTATACCAAAGGTAAAGGCAAAGTTTAATGTCACGTCAGCCACCAGCGAAGCGGACTTTTTCGTAGTTCCAGAGGTTGGGATAGTTCATAAAATAAACGACAAGCTACATTTTGGAATAGGAGCCTTTGGTGTTTCTGGTATGGGTGTGGATTATAGAAACAAAGACCCACTCCTTGCTAACATGCACACCACCTTTCAGTTCATGAGAGTGATCCCAGCCCTCTCTTACAAAATAAACGACGCTATATCTGTATCTGGTGCACTGCATCTGGCTTATGGATCCTTGGATATGGGAGCTATTATGTGCCGCCAAGGCGGCCAAGTTTGTTGGAACGCGGGAGGTGGCCAATCTCAAACCTACGGCATAGGTGCTCAGATAGGCTTAGCTTATAACATGGGAGATTTTGTTTATGCAGGTTTAACCTACCAAAGTCCAGTGGCTATGACCTATAAAAGGGTTTTTGATAGTAACGGGGATAACACCTTTGAAGACTTAAAACTCACTCAACCCCAAGAGCTTGCCTTTGGTTTGGGTGTAAAACCTATGGAAAACTTTAAGGTAGGTATGGACATAAGATGGATAAACTGGGGAGATGCAAAGGGATACAAACACTTTCAGTGGAAGGATCAGTGGGTCATAGGTTTAGGTGGTGAGTTTAAACCAATCCAAAACCTTGCCCTCAGGGCTGGTTATAATTACGGAAAGTCTCCTATAAGAGGTGGGGCTAAAAATCCACAGAACAGCAACAATATACCCAACTTAGCCGAACCTTTCAGTGATTTTTATATAGCCTTCTTCAACCTTGTGGGCTTTCCGGCCATTACAGAACATCACATCACCCTTGGCCTTGGTTACGAGTTTACAAAGAACTTCAGCGTAGACCTTGCGTACAAGCATGCCTTTAATAAGAAGGTGAGGGCTACGGATAACGCGGGCCAAGGTTTTGAAGTCGAGGCCCAAAACTCCCAAAACGCCATATCTATTGGTTTGAACTGGAAGTTCTAA
- a CDS encoding xanthine dehydrogenase family protein molybdopterin-binding subunit gives MISRRELLALSGMSLGIFLTPKGFSVGKIFENNNLKPALWASITRDNYLILLVNKSEMGQGVYTGLAMLVAEELDFPWDRVRVRSAPAGDAYKDQKMGTQLTGGSTSIRHMHEFLRVLGASMKEMLIQSAMDEFRLRREQVKAQGGYVRFDGRAVPYGELWEKAVRLPVPTKPKLKEPSEFIYLGKNLPRVDAQEKVDGKAIFGMDVRMDGMVYAMVERAPFGSKPLSFDASEAKKVDGILDVFPISTGIALCGASVDTLLEARRKLRVSWSKSSIEGLDDSNLEKLFFEALRRDGRVVERRGNINEEWQRATKKLSTTYLLPYLYHATLEPMCCVADVKKDSCKVFAPIQAQTQALKVVKDITGLAEDRIEIITTYLGGGFGRKAHVGFVAEAVEISKKTGKPVKLIYTREDDVLSGYYRPMSAALVRGTLDERGRVSSLYFKVAVSSGIDWASTQGLEDMPYQVPSLYVETISVNLPIPVWFWRSVGHSHNAFILETFLDRLAKLGNRDPLDLRLELLKNNPRARKVLEITAEKIGWGKRQNVGLAYHFSFGSHVAQGVEVIFEKGEVKVVKVVCTVDIGPTVIHPDLVVSQMESGIIMGLSTFLGERVSFSNGKPTTLNFDSYPILTMDKVPEIEVYIVKGEGKMGGVGEPGVPPIAPAVANALLWGYELEINRLPMSLYK, from the coding sequence ATGATCAGCAGAAGGGAGCTTTTGGCTTTAAGCGGGATGAGTCTCGGCATTTTCTTAACGCCTAAGGGCTTTTCTGTAGGAAAGATATTTGAAAACAACAACCTAAAGCCTGCGCTTTGGGCAAGTATAACCAGGGACAACTATCTGATCCTATTGGTTAATAAATCGGAAATGGGACAGGGTGTTTATACGGGCTTGGCCATGCTGGTGGCAGAGGAGCTGGACTTTCCTTGGGACAGGGTTAGGGTCCGGTCTGCTCCCGCTGGTGATGCTTACAAAGATCAAAAGATGGGAACTCAACTTACAGGTGGAAGCACGAGCATAAGGCACATGCACGAATTTTTGAGAGTTCTGGGTGCTTCCATGAAAGAGATGCTAATTCAAAGCGCTATGGACGAGTTTAGGCTAAGAAGGGAGCAGGTAAAAGCTCAGGGTGGATACGTAAGGTTTGACGGAAGGGCTGTGCCTTACGGAGAGCTTTGGGAAAAGGCGGTTAGACTTCCTGTCCCAACAAAACCAAAGCTCAAAGAGCCTTCGGAGTTTATATACCTTGGGAAAAACCTGCCGCGCGTAGATGCTCAAGAAAAGGTAGATGGCAAAGCTATTTTTGGCATGGACGTAAGAATGGACGGTATGGTCTATGCGATGGTAGAGCGTGCTCCCTTTGGCTCTAAGCCACTTTCTTTTGATGCAAGTGAGGCTAAAAAGGTTGATGGTATTCTGGACGTTTTTCCGATTTCCACGGGCATTGCCCTTTGTGGTGCTTCGGTGGATACTCTTTTAGAAGCCAGGAGAAAACTAAGGGTCTCTTGGAGCAAAAGCTCCATAGAAGGTCTGGACGACAGTAACCTTGAGAAGCTGTTCTTTGAAGCACTAAGAAGGGATGGTAGGGTGGTTGAAAGGAGAGGAAACATCAACGAAGAGTGGCAAAGAGCTACAAAGAAACTGTCCACCACTTACCTTTTGCCCTACCTATACCATGCTACGCTGGAACCTATGTGCTGTGTGGCAGACGTAAAGAAAGACTCCTGCAAGGTGTTTGCTCCCATCCAAGCCCAAACTCAAGCTCTGAAGGTAGTAAAGGATATTACAGGACTTGCAGAAGATCGTATAGAAATAATCACCACTTACTTGGGGGGAGGATTTGGAAGGAAGGCCCACGTGGGCTTTGTGGCAGAAGCAGTGGAGATATCAAAAAAAACAGGAAAACCAGTTAAGCTCATATACACCCGCGAGGATGACGTGCTTTCTGGATACTACAGACCTATGAGCGCAGCTCTCGTTAGAGGAACATTGGACGAAAGGGGTAGGGTATCTTCCCTTTACTTTAAAGTAGCTGTCTCTTCTGGTATTGATTGGGCTTCTACCCAAGGATTGGAAGACATGCCCTATCAGGTGCCCAGTCTTTATGTAGAAACCATAAGTGTAAACCTTCCCATACCAGTTTGGTTCTGGAGGTCTGTAGGCCACAGCCATAATGCGTTCATCTTGGAAACCTTTCTGGACAGACTGGCAAAGCTGGGAAACAGGGACCCGCTGGATCTGAGGCTTGAGCTTCTCAAAAACAATCCAAGAGCAAGAAAAGTGCTTGAGATAACCGCTGAAAAGATAGGCTGGGGCAAAAGGCAAAACGTAGGTTTGGCTTATCACTTTTCCTTTGGAAGTCATGTGGCCCAAGGTGTGGAAGTTATTTTTGAGAAAGGAGAAGTCAAAGTTGTTAAAGTCGTCTGCACGGTGGATATAGGTCCAACGGTGATCCATCCAGACCTTGTGGTTTCTCAAATGGAGAGTGGTATAATCATGGGGCTAAGTACGTTCCTTGGAGAAAGGGTCAGTTTTTCTAACGGCAAACCAACCACTCTAAACTTTGACAGTTATCCCATCCTTACTATGGACAAAGTGCCAGAGATAGAGGTCTACATAGTCAAAGGTGAAGGAAAGATGGGAGGTGTGGGCGAGCCAGGAGTGCCACCTATAGCTCCTGCAGTAGCCAACGCTCTCCTTTGGGGCTATGAATTGGAAATAAACAGGCTTCCCATGTCGCTTTATAAATAG
- a CDS encoding (2Fe-2S)-binding protein, producing the protein MLELNINGRTYRLKVNKENTLLWVLRENLGLTGAKYGCGKGICGACTVLLDGNPIRSCITKVGSVLGKRITTIEGIPSDHPIKRAWVELNVPQCGYCQPGQIVEAYALLSKNPKASRQEIVSVMSSHLCRCGTYARIIRAIERAQRLMGVKA; encoded by the coding sequence TTGCTAGAGCTAAACATAAATGGAAGGACTTACAGGCTAAAGGTAAATAAAGAAAATACTCTGCTTTGGGTTTTGAGGGAAAACCTTGGGCTAACTGGCGCAAAGTATGGATGTGGTAAGGGTATATGCGGTGCATGCACCGTACTCTTGGACGGCAATCCTATTAGGTCCTGCATTACAAAAGTAGGCTCTGTTTTAGGAAAGAGAATAACCACTATAGAAGGCATACCGTCGGACCATCCCATTAAAAGGGCTTGGGTGGAGCTAAACGTTCCACAGTGTGGATACTGCCAACCTGGGCAGATAGTGGAGGCTTACGCTCTTTTAAGCAAAAATCCGAAGGCAAGCAGGCAGGAGATAGTGTCTGTAATGTCATCCCATCTTTGCAGGTGCGGAACATACGCGCGCATAATCAGAGCGATTGAAAGAGCTCAAAGGCTAATGGGAGTGAAAGCATGA
- a CDS encoding cold-shock protein has product MKLRGTVKWFSKDKGYGFITRDDNQGDVFVHFSAIQQRGFKTLQEGQKVEFEIEQDAKGPRAKNVRVLY; this is encoded by the coding sequence ATGAAGTTAAGAGGCACAGTAAAGTGGTTTAGCAAGGATAAGGGTTATGGCTTTATAACCCGTGATGACAATCAAGGGGATGTATTTGTACATTTTTCCGCTATACAGCAAAGAGGTTTTAAAACCCTCCAGGAGGGTCAAAAGGTAGAGTTTGAAATTGAGCAAGACGCCAAAGGTCCCAGAGCTAAAAACGTAAGAGTTCTTTACTAA
- a CDS encoding HD domain-containing protein produces MESLLFQKGAKHTAHGLNFYLSYLDDIAKVLPKDCYCFIVGGWVRDRILGEPVGYKIDVDILLTCDPLDVGKRFAKLVGGSYFEFEKKGLLRRPTIATVILKIPPYKYRFDFAQIKGKDIERALIEDLLSRDFTANAMAVSIDDVLSIGAKQTIIYDPAHGMEDLESGILRPVSLKNLEEDPVRILRGFRLSVEKDLELSGDFLEFVKKKAHLIKRAPIERVTLELLKVFRNKNSGKIIRMLYEYNVLQQIIPEIERWKEIENQGNHHKYSLKEHMLKVMEFVDQVVEERERYLAKELLQSLGKKEFLGEFSDLELLKISALLHDIAKPHTFEIREGKVTFYNHDKLGAQIAKDIGNKLKLGEDAIKFVCSIVEHHLRPFYLRESLRKGELTDRGKAKFWKDCQDVAPWLFLHAIADALGSGDDPEQISWLLKTIHELTEYRSKILTSIPTKPLLSGDEIMQLLNIGPGPKVGEIKKALERAQWEGLVKTKEEAIKFVKENYLENSKLMGDPS; encoded by the coding sequence ATGGAAAGTCTTCTATTTCAGAAGGGAGCAAAGCACACCGCCCATGGTCTAAACTTTTACCTATCTTACCTTGATGATATTGCAAAGGTCTTGCCAAAGGATTGCTACTGTTTTATAGTCGGTGGCTGGGTCAGAGATCGTATCCTTGGAGAACCAGTAGGTTACAAAATAGACGTGGATATACTTTTGACTTGTGATCCTCTTGATGTTGGCAAGCGTTTTGCAAAGCTTGTAGGAGGCTCTTATTTTGAATTTGAAAAGAAGGGACTTCTCAGAAGACCTACCATAGCTACTGTAATACTAAAAATCCCACCGTATAAATACCGCTTTGACTTTGCTCAAATAAAGGGAAAGGACATAGAAAGAGCTTTGATAGAAGACCTGCTTTCTCGGGATTTTACCGCTAACGCCATGGCTGTAAGCATAGATGACGTGCTAAGTATAGGTGCAAAGCAAACCATAATCTACGACCCAGCCCACGGCATGGAAGACTTAGAAAGTGGCATTCTAAGGCCCGTGTCTTTAAAGAACTTAGAAGAAGACCCAGTTAGGATCCTCCGTGGTTTTAGGCTGAGCGTGGAAAAGGATTTAGAGCTTTCTGGAGACTTCCTGGAGTTTGTAAAGAAGAAAGCTCACCTAATAAAGCGTGCGCCTATAGAAAGGGTAACCTTAGAGCTTTTGAAGGTCTTTAGAAACAAAAACAGTGGAAAGATAATAAGAATGCTCTATGAATACAACGTGCTTCAGCAGATAATACCAGAGATAGAAAGATGGAAAGAAATAGAAAATCAAGGAAACCATCACAAGTATTCGCTCAAGGAACATATGCTAAAGGTTATGGAGTTTGTAGACCAGGTGGTAGAAGAAAGAGAAAGGTATTTGGCTAAAGAACTCTTGCAAAGCTTAGGAAAGAAAGAATTTTTAGGTGAGTTTTCGGACCTGGAGCTTTTGAAAATATCCGCCCTGCTTCATGACATAGCCAAACCCCACACCTTTGAGATAAGAGAAGGAAAGGTGACCTTTTACAACCACGACAAGCTTGGTGCCCAAATAGCAAAGGATATAGGAAATAAACTAAAGCTTGGAGAGGATGCTATCAAGTTTGTATGCTCAATCGTAGAACACCACCTAAGACCCTTTTACCTGAGAGAATCTCTAAGAAAAGGAGAGCTTACAGATAGAGGAAAGGCTAAATTCTGGAAAGACTGTCAAGATGTAGCCCCGTGGCTTTTCTTGCATGCAATTGCAGATGCCCTTGGAAGTGGAGACGACCCAGAGCAAATAAGCTGGCTTTTAAAAACAATCCATGAGCTGACAGAGTATAGAAGCAAGATCCTTACAAGCATACCTACCAAACCTTTGCTGTCTGGAGATGAAATTATGCAACTTCTTAACATAGGCCCAGGGCCAAAGGTAGGAGAAATTAAAAAAGCCTTAGAAAGAGCTCAGTGGGAAGGCTTGGTAAAAACCAAAGAAGAGGCAATAAAGTTTGTTAAGGAAAATTATCTTGAAAACTCAAAGCTTATGGGCGATCCATCCTGA
- a CDS encoding peptidoglycan DD-metalloendopeptidase family protein, giving the protein MVPIVFLLFIFISSCVQIEIREKRPTAPRYTPKPQEAPEPKEPPKDLPKEKPVVAPMPVKGTPLKSGRGYFINTSCNEFFRALENGKVLYAEDDLKGYGLVVMVEQENGYISVYTRAGSLFVKKGERVKKSQVLGKVGKHKENCGIGFELRLQDGSPISFEFSR; this is encoded by the coding sequence ATGGTTCCTATAGTCTTCCTTTTGTTTATATTCATTAGTTCCTGCGTTCAGATAGAGATAAGGGAAAAAAGACCCACTGCTCCAAGATACACGCCTAAACCTCAGGAAGCTCCAGAGCCAAAGGAGCCACCAAAGGATCTTCCAAAAGAGAAGCCTGTAGTGGCTCCAATGCCAGTAAAGGGCACACCCTTAAAATCTGGAAGGGGATATTTCATAAATACCTCTTGCAATGAGTTCTTTAGGGCCTTAGAAAATGGGAAGGTTCTTTATGCAGAAGATGATCTAAAGGGCTATGGTCTTGTGGTTATGGTAGAGCAGGAAAATGGGTACATATCTGTGTATACAAGAGCGGGTAGTCTTTTTGTGAAAAAAGGGGAAAGAGTTAAAAAGTCTCAGGTTTTGGGAAAGGTTGGAAAACATAAAGAGAACTGCGGCATAGGTTTTGAGCTAAGGCTTCAGGATGGATCGCCCATAAGCTTTGAGTTTTCAAGATAA